From a region of the Asterias amurensis chromosome 2, ASM3211899v1 genome:
- the LOC139952555 gene encoding galanin receptor 2b-like, with amino-acid sequence MEEILILRIYKAIVGILGIFGNTLVCFIIWKVAAMQTRTNAFIFHQAVIDFLGATVTLLKSEIPLPVPLPNNGLGWFLCHVWVSNFALFLFYVMSSFNLLVLTMERYFAIVYPFKYHAAFATRARLKIAVAMILCWLLVAAIKSYLMLIFEQQNGTCVSIPGSKAIGVLTATVQYILPVGVMLFAYIRIGVEMKRGAARVGPAPAQHPFGGANAPDMAESLLRARRNTFKMLLIVFITFLICWTPNQVIFLMFNLGWKLEFNEWYYLLSVAMVATNSCVNPVIYAFKYSQFRKGVRSVFGCRRGRDTSGASATMISV; translated from the coding sequence ATGGAAGAAATACTTATTCTTCGTATTTACAAAGCTATCGTTGGAATTCTGGGGATTTTTGGCAATACTCTGGTATGCTTTATCATCTGGAAAGTAGCAGCCATGCAGACTCGTACAAATGCCTTCATCTTTCATCAAGCAGTGATTGATTTCTTAGGAGCTACAGTGACATTGCTTAAGAGTGAGATCCCTTTACCTGTACCGCTTCCTAACAACGGACTCGGTTGGTTCCTATGTCATGTTTGGGTCTCTAACTTTGCTCTATTTCTCTTCTACGTGATGTCATCTTTCAACCTATTGGTGTTGACCATGGAGCGGTATTTCGCCATCGTTTACCCCTTCAAGTACCATGCAGCATTCGCAACAAGGGCACGACTGAAGATTGCTGTAGCCATGATACTGTGCTGGCTTTTAGTTGCAGCTATTAAGAGCTATCTCATGTTGATTTTTGAGCAGCAAAATGGTACGTGTGTTTCCATACCCGGATCCAAGGCAATAGGTGTTTTAACAGCAACCGTGCAATACATCTTGCCTGTCGGTGTGATGCTCTTCGCCTACATTCGCATCGGTGTGGAGATGAAGCGGGGAGCAGCCCGTGTCGGCCCGGCACCAGCCCAGCATCCTTTCGGTGGAGCAAACGCACCGGACATGGCCGAGTCCCTCCTCCGTGCAAGACGTAACACCTTCAAGATGCTCCTGATCGTCTTCATAACATTCTTGATCTGCTGGACGCCTAACCAGGTCATCTTTCTCATGTTTAACCTTGGTTGGAAGCTTGAATTCAACGAGTGGTATTACCTCCTGTCTGTTGCTATGGTGGCAACCAATTCATGCGTTAATCCAGTGATTTACGCCTTCAAGTACAGTCAATTTAGAAAAGGTGTGCGGAGTGTATTTGGATGCCGGCGGGGACGAGATACTTCGGGCGCTAGTGCAACCATGATTTCTGTTTAA
- the LOC139953543 gene encoding solute carrier family 23 member 1-like isoform X1 produces the protein MNGSKTSSLEEEQHEMLEVKFVTPDLDEDPEARLNVEPCVDHYSRMKARPKPDLVYFVEDTPPWRLTILLGLQHFMTSFGGNVSTVFILAPHFCIDHDAALKGQLIGTLFVVNGLVTILQCTIGVRLPIIQGASFAFVVPTIAILQTRGECLPVQTDEQKLAADEDWLSRIREIQGAIMVASCVQVVVGATGIVGLLMSFIGPLTITPTITLIGLSLHQTAALKSGAHWGISVLTTVLIIIFSQFLPEVGIPFCGYNSQKKCHVTRFKLFKLFPIILAIAIAWFCCFIFTVTGVFPDVPNENTTDPGYGYRARTDLNSLVLESSPWFYFPYPGQWGTPTLTLSGVLGIVAGVLASIIESVGDYYACARLSGAPAPPKHAINRGIVLEGIGCILAGAWGTGNGTTSHSENIGAIGLTKVGSRVVVLAAGCIMVLLGLVSKLSALFASIPDPVVGGVLSVTFGMVTAVGLSNLQYIDLNSSRNLFIVGFSTLMGLVVPHYLQTNPGSINTGSGEVDQVLTVILSTGMFIGGFLGILLDNTIPGTKEERGFTAWREHITGTESENDEPTDVKVAEEGVSTHPSQTTNRRLVEETTPSLPKCYDLPFGMRFIRRWTWCSYLPFSPTFKSYKCPCIKSDLEKKSENNSS, from the exons ATGAACGGATCCAAAACGTCATCTTTGGAAGAAGAGCAACATGAGATGTTAGAAGTTAAGTTTGTCACACCGGACCTTGACGAGGATCCAGAGGCTAGGCTAAATGTCGAGCCATGCGTTGATCATTACTCGAGAATGAAGGCGAGACCAAAGCCTGATCTTGTGTACTTCGTTGAGGACACGCCACCGTGGCGTTTAACCATTCTACTGGGGCTGCAG CACTTCATGACGAGTTTTGGCGGGAATGTTTCTACGGTGTTCATCCTTGCTCCGCATTTCTGCATTGATCACGATGCTGCGCTAAAAGGGCAGCTCATTGGTACCCTGTTCGTTGTCAATGGGCTGGTAACCATCCTTCAATGTACTATTGGAGTAAG ATTGCCGATTATCCAGGGCGCAAGTTTTGCCTTCGTTGTTCCAACCATTGCTATTCTACAAACAAGAGGCGAATGCCTCCCCGTACAAACAG ATGAGCAGAAGCTAGCGGCTGATGAAGATTGGCTGTCACGTATCAGAGAG ATCCAAGGCGCTATTATGGTTGCATCTTGCGTACAGGTGGTTGTAGGAGCCACTGGTATCGTGGGGCTCTTGATGAGTTTCATTGGTCCCCTGACAATAACACCAACCATTACGCTGATTGGTCTATCCCTTCACCAAACAGCAGCGTTGAAGTCTGGCGCTCACTGGGGCATATCTGTCTT GACAACCGTTCTCATTATAATCTTCTCGCAGTTCCTGCCTGAAGTTGGGATACCATTTTGCGGCTACAATTCTCAAAAGAAGTGTCATGTGACAAGGTTTAAGCTCTTCAAGTTGTTTCCA ATAATTTTGGCTATAGCCATCGCctggttttgttgttttatattcaCGGTCACCGGCGTGTTCCCTGACGTCCCGAATGAAAACACAACAGATCCTGGGTACGGATACCGTGCTCGAACCGATCTCAACAGTCTTGTCCTGGAGAGCTCGCCCTGGTTTTATTTCCCGTATCCAG GTCAGTGGGGTACGCCCACTCTGACACTGTCAGGCGTTCTTGGCATTGTGGCGGGAGTTTTAGCGTCCATCATAGAATCAGTTGGCGACTACTACGCATGCGCCAGGTTGTCTGGTGCCCCGGCTCCTCCAAAGCATGCCATCAACAGAGGTATCGTACTGGAAGGGATCGGATGCATACTAGCTGGTGCCTGGGGGACTGGAAATGGAACCACTTCACACAGCGAGAACATCGGAGCAATTGGGCTCACAAAA GTTGGAAGTCGCGTAGTTGTGCTGGCTGCTGGTTGCATTATGGTTCTACTTGGGCTGGTCAGTAAACTCAGTGCTCTATTCGCAAGCATACCTGATCCAGTCGTTGGGGGCGTACTCAGTGTGACGTTCG ggaTGGTAACAGCCGTCGGCTTGTCCAATCTACAGTACATTGACCTCAACTCATCTCGAAATCTCTTCATCGTCGGCTTCTCTACACTAATGGGACTCGTGGTGCCTCACTATCTCCAAACAAACCCAGGTTCCATCAATACTG GGTCGGGTGAAGTCGATCAAGTCCTGACGGTAATTCTCTCAACCGGAATGTTCATTGGTGGATTTCTGGGCATTTTGCTGGACAATACCATTCCAG GAACCAAAGAGGAACGAGGCTTCACGGCGTGGCGTGAGCACATCACTGGAACAGAAAGTGAGAATGACGAACCAACAGATGTTAAAGTTGCCGAAGAGGGGGTTAGTACGCACCCGAGCCAGACGACTAACCGACGCCTTGTTGAAGAGACTACACCTTCACTGCCAAAGTGCTACGACCTACCATTCGGTATGAGGTTCATTAGACGTTGGACCTGGTGCTCGTACTTACCATTCAGTCCAACATTCAAGAGTTATAAATGCCCTTGCATAAAGAGTGATTTGGAAAAGAAATCAGAGAACAACTCCAGTTAG
- the LOC139953543 gene encoding solute carrier family 23 member 1-like isoform X2, producing MAATNDIELEDGTFEQSSFSSVPKASKNGIDLGNGVDNSTKKKAPLHGLVYGIEDMPPWYTTLILGLQHFMTSFGGNVSTVFILAPHFCIDHDAALKGQLIGTLFVVNGLVTILQCTIGVRLPIIQGASFAFVVPTIAILQTRGECLPVQTDEQKLAADEDWLSRIREIQGAIMVASCVQVVVGATGIVGLLMSFIGPLTITPTITLIGLSLHQTAALKSGAHWGISVLTTVLIIIFSQFLPEVGIPFCGYNSQKKCHVTRFKLFKLFPIILAIAIAWFCCFIFTVTGVFPDVPNENTTDPGYGYRARTDLNSLVLESSPWFYFPYPGQWGTPTLTLSGVLGIVAGVLASIIESVGDYYACARLSGAPAPPKHAINRGIVLEGIGCILAGAWGTGNGTTSHSENIGAIGLTKVGSRVVVLAAGCIMVLLGLVSKLSALFASIPDPVVGGVLSVTFGMVTAVGLSNLQYIDLNSSRNLFIVGFSTLMGLVVPHYLQTNPGSINTGSGEVDQVLTVILSTGMFIGGFLGILLDNTIPGTKEERGFTAWREHITGTESENDEPTDVKVAEEGVSTHPSQTTNRRLVEETTPSLPKCYDLPFGMRFIRRWTWCSYLPFSPTFKSYKCPCIKSDLEKKSENNSS from the exons ATGGCCGCTACAAATGATATCGAACTTGAAGATGGGACTTTTGAACAATCCAGCTTTTCGTCGGTCCCTAAAGCCTCAAAGAATGGGATTGATTTGGGTAATGGAGTGGACAACTCGACCAAGAAAAAAGCCCCCCTCCACGGGCTGGTGTACGGCATTGAAGACATGCCTCCGTGGTACACCACTCTTATTCTCGGACTGCAG CACTTCATGACGAGTTTTGGCGGGAATGTTTCTACGGTGTTCATCCTTGCTCCGCATTTCTGCATTGATCACGATGCTGCGCTAAAAGGGCAGCTCATTGGTACCCTGTTCGTTGTCAATGGGCTGGTAACCATCCTTCAATGTACTATTGGAGTAAG ATTGCCGATTATCCAGGGCGCAAGTTTTGCCTTCGTTGTTCCAACCATTGCTATTCTACAAACAAGAGGCGAATGCCTCCCCGTACAAACAG ATGAGCAGAAGCTAGCGGCTGATGAAGATTGGCTGTCACGTATCAGAGAG ATCCAAGGCGCTATTATGGTTGCATCTTGCGTACAGGTGGTTGTAGGAGCCACTGGTATCGTGGGGCTCTTGATGAGTTTCATTGGTCCCCTGACAATAACACCAACCATTACGCTGATTGGTCTATCCCTTCACCAAACAGCAGCGTTGAAGTCTGGCGCTCACTGGGGCATATCTGTCTT GACAACCGTTCTCATTATAATCTTCTCGCAGTTCCTGCCTGAAGTTGGGATACCATTTTGCGGCTACAATTCTCAAAAGAAGTGTCATGTGACAAGGTTTAAGCTCTTCAAGTTGTTTCCA ATAATTTTGGCTATAGCCATCGCctggttttgttgttttatattcaCGGTCACCGGCGTGTTCCCTGACGTCCCGAATGAAAACACAACAGATCCTGGGTACGGATACCGTGCTCGAACCGATCTCAACAGTCTTGTCCTGGAGAGCTCGCCCTGGTTTTATTTCCCGTATCCAG GTCAGTGGGGTACGCCCACTCTGACACTGTCAGGCGTTCTTGGCATTGTGGCGGGAGTTTTAGCGTCCATCATAGAATCAGTTGGCGACTACTACGCATGCGCCAGGTTGTCTGGTGCCCCGGCTCCTCCAAAGCATGCCATCAACAGAGGTATCGTACTGGAAGGGATCGGATGCATACTAGCTGGTGCCTGGGGGACTGGAAATGGAACCACTTCACACAGCGAGAACATCGGAGCAATTGGGCTCACAAAA GTTGGAAGTCGCGTAGTTGTGCTGGCTGCTGGTTGCATTATGGTTCTACTTGGGCTGGTCAGTAAACTCAGTGCTCTATTCGCAAGCATACCTGATCCAGTCGTTGGGGGCGTACTCAGTGTGACGTTCG ggaTGGTAACAGCCGTCGGCTTGTCCAATCTACAGTACATTGACCTCAACTCATCTCGAAATCTCTTCATCGTCGGCTTCTCTACACTAATGGGACTCGTGGTGCCTCACTATCTCCAAACAAACCCAGGTTCCATCAATACTG GGTCGGGTGAAGTCGATCAAGTCCTGACGGTAATTCTCTCAACCGGAATGTTCATTGGTGGATTTCTGGGCATTTTGCTGGACAATACCATTCCAG GAACCAAAGAGGAACGAGGCTTCACGGCGTGGCGTGAGCACATCACTGGAACAGAAAGTGAGAATGACGAACCAACAGATGTTAAAGTTGCCGAAGAGGGGGTTAGTACGCACCCGAGCCAGACGACTAACCGACGCCTTGTTGAAGAGACTACACCTTCACTGCCAAAGTGCTACGACCTACCATTCGGTATGAGGTTCATTAGACGTTGGACCTGGTGCTCGTACTTACCATTCAGTCCAACATTCAAGAGTTATAAATGCCCTTGCATAAAGAGTGATTTGGAAAAGAAATCAGAGAACAACTCCAGTTAG
- the LOC139953543 gene encoding solute carrier family 23 member 1-like isoform X3: MTSFGGNVSTVFILAPHFCIDHDAALKGQLIGTLFVVNGLVTILQCTIGVRLPIIQGASFAFVVPTIAILQTRGECLPVQTDEQKLAADEDWLSRIREIQGAIMVASCVQVVVGATGIVGLLMSFIGPLTITPTITLIGLSLHQTAALKSGAHWGISVLTTVLIIIFSQFLPEVGIPFCGYNSQKKCHVTRFKLFKLFPIILAIAIAWFCCFIFTVTGVFPDVPNENTTDPGYGYRARTDLNSLVLESSPWFYFPYPGQWGTPTLTLSGVLGIVAGVLASIIESVGDYYACARLSGAPAPPKHAINRGIVLEGIGCILAGAWGTGNGTTSHSENIGAIGLTKVGSRVVVLAAGCIMVLLGLVSKLSALFASIPDPVVGGVLSVTFGMVTAVGLSNLQYIDLNSSRNLFIVGFSTLMGLVVPHYLQTNPGSINTGSGEVDQVLTVILSTGMFIGGFLGILLDNTIPGTKEERGFTAWREHITGTESENDEPTDVKVAEEGVSTHPSQTTNRRLVEETTPSLPKCYDLPFGMRFIRRWTWCSYLPFSPTFKSYKCPCIKSDLEKKSENNSS, translated from the exons ATGACGAGTTTTGGCGGGAATGTTTCTACGGTGTTCATCCTTGCTCCGCATTTCTGCATTGATCACGATGCTGCGCTAAAAGGGCAGCTCATTGGTACCCTGTTCGTTGTCAATGGGCTGGTAACCATCCTTCAATGTACTATTGGAGTAAG ATTGCCGATTATCCAGGGCGCAAGTTTTGCCTTCGTTGTTCCAACCATTGCTATTCTACAAACAAGAGGCGAATGCCTCCCCGTACAAACAG ATGAGCAGAAGCTAGCGGCTGATGAAGATTGGCTGTCACGTATCAGAGAG ATCCAAGGCGCTATTATGGTTGCATCTTGCGTACAGGTGGTTGTAGGAGCCACTGGTATCGTGGGGCTCTTGATGAGTTTCATTGGTCCCCTGACAATAACACCAACCATTACGCTGATTGGTCTATCCCTTCACCAAACAGCAGCGTTGAAGTCTGGCGCTCACTGGGGCATATCTGTCTT GACAACCGTTCTCATTATAATCTTCTCGCAGTTCCTGCCTGAAGTTGGGATACCATTTTGCGGCTACAATTCTCAAAAGAAGTGTCATGTGACAAGGTTTAAGCTCTTCAAGTTGTTTCCA ATAATTTTGGCTATAGCCATCGCctggttttgttgttttatattcaCGGTCACCGGCGTGTTCCCTGACGTCCCGAATGAAAACACAACAGATCCTGGGTACGGATACCGTGCTCGAACCGATCTCAACAGTCTTGTCCTGGAGAGCTCGCCCTGGTTTTATTTCCCGTATCCAG GTCAGTGGGGTACGCCCACTCTGACACTGTCAGGCGTTCTTGGCATTGTGGCGGGAGTTTTAGCGTCCATCATAGAATCAGTTGGCGACTACTACGCATGCGCCAGGTTGTCTGGTGCCCCGGCTCCTCCAAAGCATGCCATCAACAGAGGTATCGTACTGGAAGGGATCGGATGCATACTAGCTGGTGCCTGGGGGACTGGAAATGGAACCACTTCACACAGCGAGAACATCGGAGCAATTGGGCTCACAAAA GTTGGAAGTCGCGTAGTTGTGCTGGCTGCTGGTTGCATTATGGTTCTACTTGGGCTGGTCAGTAAACTCAGTGCTCTATTCGCAAGCATACCTGATCCAGTCGTTGGGGGCGTACTCAGTGTGACGTTCG ggaTGGTAACAGCCGTCGGCTTGTCCAATCTACAGTACATTGACCTCAACTCATCTCGAAATCTCTTCATCGTCGGCTTCTCTACACTAATGGGACTCGTGGTGCCTCACTATCTCCAAACAAACCCAGGTTCCATCAATACTG GGTCGGGTGAAGTCGATCAAGTCCTGACGGTAATTCTCTCAACCGGAATGTTCATTGGTGGATTTCTGGGCATTTTGCTGGACAATACCATTCCAG GAACCAAAGAGGAACGAGGCTTCACGGCGTGGCGTGAGCACATCACTGGAACAGAAAGTGAGAATGACGAACCAACAGATGTTAAAGTTGCCGAAGAGGGGGTTAGTACGCACCCGAGCCAGACGACTAACCGACGCCTTGTTGAAGAGACTACACCTTCACTGCCAAAGTGCTACGACCTACCATTCGGTATGAGGTTCATTAGACGTTGGACCTGGTGCTCGTACTTACCATTCAGTCCAACATTCAAGAGTTATAAATGCCCTTGCATAAAGAGTGATTTGGAAAAGAAATCAGAGAACAACTCCAGTTAG